One Rhizobium rhododendri DNA segment encodes these proteins:
- a CDS encoding FecCD family ABC transporter permease: MSSDTRRQPSSGIRVGLVTGALLLAILTLACIHISIGARAVSPLTLFQAVFHFDPANFDHQLLVKLRFARLAAALLVGAALGVSGLLLQGLLHNPLGEPHILGLNAGAALAVTATSSVPFLSGGLSRPLIASVGAATLFILVLAVSSAGRSGPTMLKVTFCGIALSSLASSITSAILLFDEETLQSLRFWLAGDLAGVSYGTIAAALGPIAVGLLLAFFIGPRLNALALGDTVATALGVPIWTTRFVGLCATAILAGTAVSIAGPIGFVGLIVPAIARWSAGGDARIALPLAALLGAALLVAADIGARTLFTPYELATGIMTAMLGAPLFVAIASRALK, from the coding sequence ATGTCCTCGGATACCAGGCGCCAGCCCTCGAGCGGGATTCGCGTTGGCCTTGTAACGGGCGCGCTTCTCCTGGCGATCCTCACACTGGCCTGCATCCATATCAGCATCGGTGCCAGAGCGGTTTCACCGCTGACCCTTTTTCAAGCGGTCTTCCATTTCGATCCCGCTAATTTCGATCATCAACTGCTGGTCAAGTTGCGATTTGCGCGCCTGGCAGCCGCCCTCCTCGTCGGTGCGGCACTCGGCGTCTCCGGGCTTCTCCTGCAGGGGCTGCTGCACAATCCGCTGGGCGAGCCTCATATTCTCGGCCTCAATGCCGGTGCCGCATTGGCGGTCACGGCGACAAGCAGCGTGCCTTTCCTGTCTGGTGGTCTCAGTCGCCCACTGATCGCGTCCGTTGGCGCAGCCACCCTGTTTATTCTTGTGCTGGCAGTGTCTTCCGCTGGTCGGTCCGGCCCGACGATGCTCAAGGTTACCTTCTGCGGCATCGCGCTGTCTTCGCTGGCCTCGTCCATCACCTCGGCCATACTGCTTTTCGACGAGGAGACGCTGCAATCCTTGCGCTTCTGGCTCGCGGGCGATCTGGCCGGCGTCAGCTACGGCACTATTGCCGCAGCGCTCGGGCCGATAGCTGTTGGCCTCCTGCTTGCGTTTTTCATTGGCCCACGACTCAACGCGCTGGCACTCGGCGATACCGTGGCGACGGCGCTCGGCGTTCCGATCTGGACAACGCGGTTCGTTGGCCTCTGCGCAACGGCAATTCTCGCGGGAACTGCTGTCTCCATCGCAGGACCGATCGGGTTTGTCGGCCTGATCGTGCCTGCAATCGCACGATGGTCTGCCGGCGGAGATGCCCGCATCGCCCTGCCGCTTGCCGCACTCCTGGGTGCCGCCTTGCTCGTCGCCGCCGACATAGGCGCACGCACGCTGTTTACGCCGTACGAGTTGGCAACCGGCATCATGACCGCCATGCTGGGAGCGCCTCTCTTCGTCGCCATCGCCTCGCGGGCTCTCAAATGA
- a CDS encoding FecCD family ABC transporter permease: MTGYDTPKPHLVVSGPFFSRRIHVATSITILGLAFGTLCLTLFAILAGSQPINLRDAFNLVVDPGRLSNQTMRILWDLRLPRVFLALMVGAMLGLAGTAMQTLTRNGLADPSLLGVKEGASAAAIVFSLYAPFAGLYGRTAAGMAGGLAIALIVVLIARGVTRMRFVMVGIGTSWLAAAVVSVIVTTADIRDVQAALVWLAGSLNGASWEAVPIAFAAMFMGACLLFLTAGAADAAMLGPQAAAGLGVSLKTLAIIRFTAPVLLTSACVALVGSLGFVGLIAPHLARLSVRGSQGALLGASALCGAALVLAADTIGRAAFAPHQLPAGIVMSIVGVPVLLTLLWKRRDQL, from the coding sequence ATGACCGGTTACGACACTCCGAAGCCGCACCTAGTCGTCAGCGGTCCGTTTTTCTCGAGACGCATTCATGTGGCCACCTCGATCACTATTCTGGGCCTGGCATTCGGCACACTTTGCCTGACCCTGTTTGCCATCCTCGCCGGAAGCCAACCGATAAACCTCAGGGATGCCTTCAATCTCGTCGTGGATCCGGGGCGCCTCAGCAATCAGACCATGCGCATCTTGTGGGATCTGCGCCTGCCACGTGTCTTCCTGGCACTTATGGTCGGCGCCATGCTCGGGCTTGCCGGCACGGCAATGCAGACGCTGACGCGCAACGGACTTGCTGATCCGAGCCTGCTTGGCGTCAAGGAAGGTGCCAGCGCCGCAGCGATCGTCTTTTCGCTTTACGCCCCTTTTGCCGGGCTTTACGGGCGGACTGCTGCCGGCATGGCGGGCGGGCTTGCCATTGCGCTCATTGTTGTTCTCATCGCCCGCGGCGTGACCCGCATGCGCTTCGTGATGGTCGGCATCGGCACGTCCTGGCTTGCAGCCGCAGTCGTCTCCGTCATCGTCACGACTGCCGATATCCGCGATGTCCAGGCGGCCCTGGTATGGCTTGCCGGAAGCCTGAACGGCGCTTCATGGGAAGCTGTGCCGATCGCCTTTGCCGCGATGTTCATGGGTGCGTGCCTGCTCTTCCTGACTGCAGGCGCAGCCGATGCCGCGATGCTCGGCCCTCAGGCAGCAGCGGGCCTCGGCGTGTCGCTGAAAACACTCGCAATAATAAGATTCACGGCACCTGTGCTGCTGACGTCTGCCTGCGTTGCGCTGGTTGGAAGTCTTGGCTTCGTGGGTTTGATCGCCCCCCACCTCGCCCGGCTTTCGGTTCGTGGCAGCCAGGGCGCGTTGCTGGGCGCAAGCGCGCTCTGTGGCGCGGCACTGGTTCTGGCCGCAGACACGATCGGGCGCGCCGCATTTGCTCCACACCAGTTGCCGGCCGGCATCGTCATGTCGATCGTCGGCGTCCCCGTTCTCTTGACGCTTCTCTGGAAACGCCGCGATCAGCTTTAG
- a CDS encoding ABC transporter ATP-binding protein: MTDRLNSKARGAERGHPLSARDVSAGYGRQTVLSGISLDIGAGKLTALVGPNGCGKSTMLATIARLMKPSAGNVLLEGHDIHVLPTRSVARKLGLLPQSPVVPEGLTVYDLVSRGRHPHQGFLKQWTDKDEQAVRQALEVTDLSDLLHRPVDSLSGGQRQRCWIAMALAQQTPVILLDEPTTYLDLHYQVEVMELLRDLARDHDRTIVVVLHDLNFAVQYADCVVFLKNGSIRHIAEEPGTCTAELIEDVFSVQVIRLTHPQTDKPVFVPAHGAGPIT, translated from the coding sequence ATGACGGACAGATTGAACTCGAAAGCTCGAGGAGCCGAGCGAGGGCATCCCCTCTCCGCACGCGACGTCTCTGCCGGCTACGGACGGCAGACAGTCTTATCCGGAATATCGCTCGACATCGGTGCAGGCAAGTTGACCGCGCTGGTTGGCCCCAATGGCTGTGGCAAATCGACGATGCTGGCGACCATCGCCCGCCTGATGAAGCCCAGCGCTGGCAATGTGCTTCTGGAAGGACACGACATTCACGTTTTGCCGACGCGGTCGGTGGCGAGGAAGCTGGGCCTTCTGCCGCAAAGCCCCGTGGTTCCGGAAGGTTTGACGGTCTATGACCTCGTGTCGCGCGGCCGCCATCCGCACCAGGGTTTCCTGAAACAGTGGACCGACAAGGACGAGCAAGCGGTCAGGCAAGCACTCGAGGTTACAGACCTTTCCGATCTCCTCCACCGGCCGGTGGACAGTCTTTCCGGCGGTCAGCGGCAGCGGTGCTGGATCGCCATGGCTCTCGCGCAGCAAACCCCGGTTATCCTGCTGGATGAACCGACGACCTATCTGGACCTCCACTATCAGGTGGAGGTCATGGAACTGCTGAGGGATCTGGCCCGGGATCACGACCGGACGATCGTCGTCGTGCTGCACGACCTGAATTTCGCCGTCCAGTATGCCGATTGCGTCGTCTTCCTGAAAAACGGGTCCATTCGGCACATTGCGGAGGAGCCGGGCACCTGCACCGCCGAACTCATAGAGGACGTCTTCAGCGTGCAGGTCATTCGACTAACCCATCCGCAGACTGACAAACCGGTTTTCGTTCCTGCCCATGGCGCGGGGCCGATCACGTGA